actagaagtactttgtaggtgttgtaggatagatttgcaagataataaagagcacgtaaatagaaactaggggctgtttagataaagaaacaattaagttagtttaacgagtgcggaaaagtggtggtaggagttgcggaattgtccctaagcaattgactacgttactagaccgatagcaagttttatgtgggttGCTAGCATGACAtaccttacttggaattctatgcacttatgattggaactattagcaagcatccgcaactactaacattcattaaggtaaaacccaaccatagcattaagatatattggtcctccttcaatctcgtatgcatcaatttttatgctagggaagctgctatcacccttgccctccaatacatagtcctatcaacatacaactaaccctatggtgtgatccacgcgtgcgctcatatgatgggcaccaaaggatagcaacataaacacaagcaaattaaaccaatcatagcaattcaccaatcaccgataggacaacaaaaatctactcaagcatcataagatggcaacacatcattggataataatacgaagcataaagcaccatgttcaagtagatggtACAACGGGTTGcaagagagtggaccgctgaatatagatgggggaaggtgatgaagatgttggggaaGATGACAGGTATGTtagtgtagatcgccgtcacacgatgattgccccggcggcgttccggcgccaccgggagagaggaggagagagcccccctccttcttgttccttgacctcccccctagatgggaggagggtttcccctctgttccttggtctccatggcggcggaggggcgggagcccctccgagattggatctctctctctctctctgtttccttctattTGTGCGTtttcagattctggcctttcaccgtttcttaaattcccggagatccgtaactccgattgggctgaaattttaacatgatttttatccggatattagctttcttgcggagaagGAAGGGCGCCAACCGCCTTACGGgatggccacaagggtccagggcgcgccctaccccctgggggcgcccttgtggcttgtgggcccctcgggcatcgtatcgcgttgattcttttttcaaaaaatcacatatattccaaaaaaatctccgtaagtttttatcgcgtttggactccgtttgatatggattttttgcgaaacaaaaaatgcaacaaacaggactggcactgggcactggatcaatatgttagacctaaaaatagtataaaaagttgtcaaaagtatatgaaagttgtgaaatattggcatgaaacaatcaaaaattatagatacgacggagacgaaAATCTGCACCATCTGCTCGCAAGCTGCCCTTCTTGAGGTAGGTTTGGCACGATGTGCTGGCCTGGTGTCGTTCCATAGCCTCAATCCCCGGCAACACGGTGACCTTCTCCGAGTGCTGGATGACGATCTCACATCATGCCCCAATGGTTATCATTGTGGGCTCTCCCCTCTCATCATGCTGACTGCGTGCTGCTTATAGTGTCACCGTAATGCTTGCATCTTTGATGGCATGCGGCCTTTCACATCAAGCGTCCTGCAGGAAATCCAAGACCAAGCACGGCTATGGGCAAGGGCAGATGCTAAAGGACTGATATCATCCTTTGTGAGACGTAGTTCTTAGTCTTCGTGGCCTTCGTGAGACGTAGTCCTTGGTCTTTGTGGGGTAGAACATCCCACTCACCTTGTATGCTCTCGTCACCGTGTAATGCCATTGCACTTGTATCACATGATTGTACCAACACTTTGTACTGGTTTTCCAACTTTTTTTTTCAATGGAAAGATACACAATCTTTGTGTATTCGCGAAAAAAAAAGCTTCGCAGCCTGCATTAGTCTGGATATGCAACTGATTACTTTTGGTTAATTATGCATCGCTATCCAACTGCATGAGCCGATGAAAGAAAGAACCGTGATTTAGCAGTAAATGGAGAATCAACAATGTTGTTTTAATCACTAGAAATATTATGTCCCCGTTGCAAGACAAATATTATTGAAAGCCTACAAATGTTATTTGTAGCATATATAGTAGTATTGAAAGCCTACAAATCGAAATTCCAATCACGCGGATGGCCACAAATTGTCTCGTTCGCGCGCTAAATGGAGAAGGTAGGGATGACACTCACACCCCGTCGTTCTTGCTGCCGCGGCCACGCGGTGCCCAGAACTTGAGCCTGACCTCCCGCTTCTCCAGCATCTTCTCCACCTCCTCGATGGGGAGTCCCTTGGTCTCCGGCACGCAGACGAGCACGAAGGCGAGCGCTGCCACGGACAGGCAACCGAAGATGAGGAACGTCCACGCGGGGCCGATGGCCCCCGTCAGCGTCAGGAACGACTGCGCCACTACGAGGTTGGACACCCAGTTCGCGGTCGCCGCCACGCCACCGCACACACCGCGGTGCCGCAGCGGGTAGATCTCTGAGTTGACGATCCAGGGCACCGTGCCCATCCCCGGCGAGAAGAAGGCGATGTACAGAGCCAGCCCCACCATCGCCAACCAACCGTATCGGCTCGGGCAGCCGCGCGTGTACCACAGTCGCCCCTCGCCGTGGCACGCGTCGCGCACCGTCGCGTTCGACAGCAGGCACGCGCCCGGGAGCAGCTTGCTGCCGGCGCCGGACGCGCAGAAGCCGCACTCCGTCGAGCTGGCCTTGAGGCACCGGGTGCAGTCCCAGCCGGAGCTGCTCGTCCGGTAGTCCGGGCATGTGAGGGAACCATCGAAGTGTCTGGTATCGGCGCTGCCGACGGCGGGCGAGTGTGTGGTGGTCTGGTGGAACACCGCGGAGAGCAGGGCAAGCGACGCGATGACGCCGACGAGGCTGATCACCAGCAGCTTCCTCCGGCCGGTGCGGTCGATGAAGTAGATGCTAACGATGGAGCCGAGCGCGTTGAGGCCGGAGGTGACCAGCGAGAGCGCGAGCGCCGTTTGGTTGGAGGCGAACCCGGCGAGCTGCACGATGCTCGGGCTGTAGTACATCACGGTGTTGATACCCACGAGCTGCTGGAACACCTGCAGCCCGACGCCGGCCACCAGCGCCCGCCGCACAGTTGGCGTCTTCACCAGCGCCGTCAGGCTTACCTTCTCCGACGAGCCCCGCTcccgcgcctccgcctccaccgactcCTTCAACTCCTGCATCTCCCTCGTCACCTCTTCCTCGGCCATGTATATCTTACGCAGGATCGCCTCTGCTTCCTCCACCCTCCCCTGACATCATCGGTAATTAAGTTCGTCCGTTCATGTAAAGAGTTGGCACAACTTTCTAGTTCAAGGAAAGAATTGATCTTCTAAATAAACAATTAGTACTACCCAAAACTAACCTTTCTGTAAAGCCATCTTGGCGATTCGGGGAGGAAGAGCATGAGGACGAACTGGAACACGGCAGGGAGGCCGGCGACTCCGAGCATCCACCTCCACGTCCCCGGCGCCTTGGTGAACGCGAGGTTGATAAGGTAGGACAAGAACTGGCCGCCGGTGATGAGGAAGCCGTTGGTACTGACGAGCGCGCCCCTGATCCTCGCCGGCGACGCCTCGGAGATGTAAAGCGGCGCCGTCATGGATGCCATGCCGACGCCTAGGCCGACGAAGACGCGGCCGACCACGAGCTGCACGGGGCCCGTCGCCGAAGCCATGACCACCGCGCCCGCGAAAAAGAGCAGGTCG
This region of Triticum aestivum cultivar Chinese Spring chromosome 2D, IWGSC CS RefSeq v2.1, whole genome shotgun sequence genomic DNA includes:
- the LOC123052858 gene encoding probable inositol transporter 2, with the protein product MEGGAHGFDGSAFRECFSLSWRNPYVLRLAFSAGIGGLLFGYDTGVISGALLYIRDDFRSVDKNTWLQEMIVSMAVAGAIIGAAVGGWTNDRFGRRTSILVADLLFFAGAVVMASATGPVQLVVGRVFVGLGVGMASMTAPLYISEASPARIRGALVSTNGFLITGGQFLSYLINLAFTKAPGTWRWMLGVAGLPAVFQFVLMLFLPESPRWLYRKGRVEEAEAILRKIYMAEEEVTREMQELKESVEAEARERGSSEKVSLTALVKTPTVRRALVAGVGLQVFQQLVGINTVMYYSPSIVQLAGFASNQTALALSLVTSGLNALGSIVSIYFIDRTGRRKLLVISLVGVIASLALLSAVFHQTTTHSPAVGSADTRHFDGSLTCPDYRTSSSGWDCTRCLKASSTECGFCASGAGSKLLPGACLLSNATVRDACHGEGRLWYTRGCPSRYGWLAMVGLALYIAFFSPGMGTVPWIVNSEIYPLRHRGVCGGVAATANWVSNLVVAQSFLTLTGAIGPAWTFLIFGCLSVAALAFVLVCVPETKGLPIEEVEKMLEKREVRLKFWAPRGRGSKNDGV